A window from Drosophila miranda strain MSH22 chromosome Y unlocalized genomic scaffold, D.miranda_PacBio2.1 Contig_Y2_pilon, whole genome shotgun sequence encodes these proteins:
- the LOC117192288 gene encoding little elongation complex subunit 1-like isoform X2: MPGCHDVMKKVRDYCKSAKIVVAELKSPNPKAKRKGITQTMKTQSTQTSTTPKTSMCSFGVQVSLVTGDSLVKTRNQGTQHKKSTTTRGTTTAAFIKYRDVGTCFPEPKPAPNVRQILDEMLSWHSPAVAMPLSPIMEPPFVVEDIIPKKSTVNIGNCTMLCNVHREFDFMPVVPSQIKVSTSRPPSHTMFESVKDEALAGGTVPAGIAKEFREILNFLPQNQSCLANLPPQAFDELWHVIGQMVVSAPQGMEPSAVTAAQH, from the coding sequence ATGCCGGGCTGTCATGACGTAATGAAAAAAGTCAGAGACTACTGCAAGTCGGCAAAGATTGTTGTCGCAGAACTAAAAAGTCCTAACCCGAAAGCAAAGCGAAAAGGCATCACCCAAACAATGAAAACTCAATCCACACAAACTTCGACAACGCCGAAGACCAGTATGTGTTCCTTTGGTGTGCAAGTCAGCCTGGTGACTGGTGACAGTCTGGTGAAGACACGCAATCAGGGGACGCAGCATAAGAAATCCACGACCACACGAGGAACCACTACGGCCGCCTTCATCAAGTACCGCGATGTGGGTACATGCTTTCCAGAACCGAAGCCCGCGCCGAATGTGCGCCAAATCCTAGATGAGATGTTATCCTGGCACAGCCCCGCTGTAGCCATGCCCCTAAGCCCCATAATGGAACCTCCGTTTGTGGTGGAGGACATCATCCCCAAGAAATCCACCGTAAATATTGGCAACTGCACCATGCTTTGCAATGTGCACCGAGAGTTCGACTTCATGCCTGTGGTGCCGTCACAGATAAAGGTCTCCACATCTCGGCCACCCTCGCACACCATGTTCGAAAGTGTGAAGGATGAGGCATTGGCGGGGGGCACCGTGCCGGCTGGCATCGCAAAGGAGTTTCGGGAGATTCTTAACTTTCTACCTCAAAACCAAAGCTGCCTCGCCAACCTGCCGCCCCAGGCCTTCGATGAGCTGTGGCATGTTATTGGCCAAATGGTTGTGTCTGCTCCACAGGGGATGGAACCATCCGCTGTCACCGCCGCCCAGCATTAA
- the LOC117192286 gene encoding uncharacterized protein LOC117192286 isoform X4 produces MNRFGITKGNTANQFYKKVYASSSFAYCIFSSDKVITLMQANISEHNRHYLIDATFKVCPFGDFKQLLIIYIKYLQKITPFVFVLMTRKTELCYQHLFTYIDSNICCLKGASFISDYEKAMRNALKGLHPNMNFYACWFHFTEACKKNAKQSSGFENTLKCNKKAYMLFMKFLHLPLLPESKIVEAFNLLKGEAINLNKKLFSPFLKYFNRQWLKKEGPKSISVFKRSTRTTSSVEAYNLNLGNKIRANGHFCKFVQCLIDAENEKSREFALLFQNGGNGNQTQKKKLRDRSKKIMDAMDLFERGEIDIQGFLTCTVSLADRFSKQDFFEGVDNESNLTGMSSDMKSSTSSLSSNASHSSQSSDKSLVQMNPCNVCLCNPKSVLLRPCNHVNICGTCWDQIVAHNQAKNDLEENENIKPKCPSCNREVEEAIRNVFIYN; encoded by the exons atgaaccgttttggAATAACCAAGGGAAATACTGCAAATCAGTTCTATAAAAAAGTGTACGCATCGAGCTCGTTTGCTTATTGCATATTTTCATCAGACAAGGTAATCACCTTGATGCAAGCCAACATTTCGGAGCATAATAGGCATTATTTAATTGATGCTACATTTAAAGTGTGCCCTTTTGGAGATTTTAAGCAActtttaataatttatattaaatatttgcaGAAG ATAAccccttttgtttttgttttgatgaCTCGCAAAACGGAGCTGTGTTATCAGCACTTATTCACATATATAGACTCGAACATTTGCTGCCTTAAAGGAGCATCCTTTATATCAGATTACGAAAAGGCAATGCGTAACGCGTTAAAAGGTCTGCATCCCAACATGAATTTTTACGCCTGTTGGTTTCATTTTACTGAAGCATGCAAGAAAAATGCCAAGCAATCGAGTGGTTTTGAAAATACGCTGAAATGCAATAAGAAAGCTTACATGCTATTTATGAAATTTTTGCACTTGCCGCTTTTACCAGAAAGCAAAATTGTCGAAGCATTTAACCTTCTAAAAGGCGAAGCAATAAACTTAAATAAGAAGCTGTTTTCtccatttttaaaatattttaatagaCAGTGGCTTAAAAag GAGGGACCAAAAAGCATATCCGTGTTTAAGAGGTCAACTAGAACCACGAGCTCAGTAGAAGCTTATAATTTGAATTTGGGAAATAAAATTCGAGCAAATGGGCACTTTTGTAAATTTGTTCAATGTCTTATTGATGCAGAAAATGAAAAAAGTCGCGAGTTTGCTTTACTCTTTCAAAATGGTGGTAATGGAAATCAGACCCAGAAGAAGAAATTACGT GATCGctcaaaaaaaataatggaCGCAATGGATCTTTTTGAAAGAGGTGAAATAGATATACAGGGATTTCTGACATGCACTGTTTCCTTAGCTGACCGCTTTTCAAAGCAGGACTTCTTTGAAGGGGTGGACAATGAAAGCAATTTAACTGGAATGTCTTCTGATATGAAATCTTCCACATCGTCACTTTCATCGAATGCTTCTCATTCAAGTCAGTCATCTGATAAATCATTGGTTCAAATGAATCCATGCAATGTGTGCCTATGTAACCCAAAGTCTGTGTTGTTGCGCCCGTGCAATCACGTAAACATTTGTGGTACATGTTGGGATCAAATTGTGGCCCACAACCAAGCAAAAAACGACTTggaagaaaatgaaaatataaAGCCAAAATGTCCAAGTTGCAACCGAGAAGTCGAAGAGGCCATACGCAATGTTTTTATTTACAATTAA
- the LOC117192195 gene encoding uncharacterized protein LOC117192195, with amino-acid sequence MSDKATPEKPAGRPMRYPYTFSAKIAQFPIKHYIKNQWIWRYYFIAAVACVPVFYKISRLANSPGNKKAWAESQAKEAAEHH; translated from the exons ATGTCCGACAAAGCTACTCCTGAAAAGCCCGCGGGCCGCCCCATGAGATACCCATACACTTTCTCGGCAAAGATTGCCCAATTCCCCATCAAGCACTACATCAAGAATCAGTGGATCTGGCGCTACTACTTCATTGCGGCTGTTGCCTGCGTGCCCGTCTTCTACAAGATCAGCCGATTGG CCAACTCGCCCGGAAACAAGAAGGCATGGGCCGAGTCCCAGGCTAAGGAGGCTGCCGAGCACCATTAA
- the LOC117192288 gene encoding little elongation complex subunit 1-like isoform X1, giving the protein MGRSKNSSRSTKTSNASAHKFTFGAIRQRIPWDSLNFGCSNSEGSEILVINEGSSPISESPISQSPISQSPISQSPISQSPISESPMAQSPLRPAFSQLKRKERASESPQKEVRLTRLRAKQIQMEQNSLKEEQAKDIDQKLEQTPTQEDETKAKRNETKDLEHEKIIFYDLESPASPTSTWTDQSDSPPIEIPLELSGCRKSDGEPKAMLLHMMDAPKGKMQSTHRLRETQKDLLCSTIKRYLMDTIQLDSTCRDLSNEVFKITRDVAVIDNVMITAFCQMTYNWMEPKPNDPLDRLLNALRYFEMFRSNQPSFTQSFLCALEKRLFRVTKDRIQLDWAITCVKRGSDISPTTYLRRSTNDISPREIMTF; this is encoded by the coding sequence ATGGGAAGAagcaaaaacagcagcagatcCACCAAAACCAGCAACGCCAGTGCACACAAATTTACATTTGGAGCTATTCGGCAGCGAATTCCTTGGGATTCGTTGAATTTCGGTTGTAGCAACAGCGAGGGATCGGAAATTCTAGTTATAAATGAAGGAAGTTCCCCGATATCAGAATCCCCGATATCACAATCTCCGATATCACAATCCCCTATATCACAATCCCCAATATCACAGTCCCCGATATCAGAATCCCCGATGGCACAGTCGCCACTGCGACCGGCCTTTAGTCAGCTCAAAAGGAAGGAAAGAGCAAGCGAGTCGCCGCAAAAGGAAGTTCGTTTGACTCGTTTAAGAGCCAAGCAGATCCAAATGGAACAAAATAGCCTAAAAGAGGAACAGGCGAAAGATATAGATCAAAAATTAGAGCAGACGCCGACACAGGAAGATGAAACGAAAGCGAAGAGAAATGAGACGAAGGATTTGGAGCACGAGAAGATTATTTTCTATGACTTGGAGTCTCCAGCCTCACCCACTTCGACGTGGACGGACCAGAGCGACAGTCCACCCATCGAAATCCCATTGGAGCTGTCAGGGTGCCGCAAGAGTGACGGCGAACCCAAGGCTATGCTTCTTCATATGATGGATGCACCCAAGGGTAAAATGCAGTCTACGCATCGTCTTAGGGAGACGCAGAAGGATTTGCTTTGCTCTACAATAAAAAGATATCTTATGGACACCATTCAACTGGACTCGACGTGCAGGGACCTCTCGAACGAGGTCTTTAAGATAACGCGGGATGTGGCTGTGATTGATAATGTGATGATTACAGCCTTCTGCCAGATGACCTACAATTGGATGGAGCCCAAACCAAACGACCCGTTGGATCGCCTGCTGAATGCCCTTAGATACTTTGAAATGTTCAGATCCAACCAACCCTCCTTCACACAGAGCTTCTTGTGTGCGCTGGAGAAGCGTCTCTTCCGGGTGACAAAGGATAGAATCCAACTGGACTGGGCCATCACGTGCGTCAAACGGGGTAGCGACATATCTCcgacgacatatctccgccgatccacaaacgacatatctccgcgcgaAATTATGACGTTTTAA
- the LOC117192286 gene encoding uncharacterized protein LOC117192286 isoform X3 produces the protein MKTKGEAEIEINYDSVKRTLQRKRQPFLPKPPSSAENFLEAFQDENIMNRFGITKGNTANQFYKKVYASSSFAYCIFSSDKVITLMQANISEHNRHYLIDATFKVCPFGDFKQLLIIYIKYLQKITPFVFVLMTRKTELCYQHLFTYIDSNICCLKGASFISDYEKAMRNALKGLHPNMNFYACWFHFTEACKKNAKQSSGFENTLKCNKKAYMLFMKFLHLPLLPESKIVEAFNLLKGEAINLNKKLFSPFLKYFNRQWLKKEGPKSISVFKRSTRTTSSVEAYNLNLGNKIRANGHFCKFVQCLIDAENEKSREFALLFQNGGNGNQTQKKKLRDRSKKIMDAMDLFERGEIDIQGFLTCTVSLADRFSKQDFFEGVDNESNLTGMSSDMKSSTSSLSSNASHSSQSSDKSLVQMNPCNVCLCNPKSVLLRPCNHVNICGTCWDQIVAHNQAKNDLEENENIKPKCPSCNREVEEAIRNVFIYN, from the exons at GAAAACAAAAGGTGAAGCGGAGATTGAAATAAATTATGACTCTGTCAAACGCACTTTGCAAAGAAAAAGACAGCCTTTCTTGCCAAAGCCTCCATCTTCTGCAGAGAATTTTCTGGAAGCTTTTCAAGACGAAaatattatgaaccgttttggAATAACCAAGGGAAATACTGCAAATCAGTTCTATAAAAAAGTGTACGCATCGAGCTCGTTTGCTTATTGCATATTTTCATCAGACAAGGTAATCACCTTGATGCAAGCCAACATTTCGGAGCATAATAGGCATTATTTAATTGATGCTACATTTAAAGTGTGCCCTTTTGGAGATTTTAAGCAActtttaataatttatattaaatatttgcaGAAG ATAAccccttttgtttttgttttgatgaCTCGCAAAACGGAGCTGTGTTATCAGCACTTATTCACATATATAGACTCGAACATTTGCTGCCTTAAAGGAGCATCCTTTATATCAGATTACGAAAAGGCAATGCGTAACGCGTTAAAAGGTCTGCATCCCAACATGAATTTTTACGCCTGTTGGTTTCATTTTACTGAAGCATGCAAGAAAAATGCCAAGCAATCGAGTGGTTTTGAAAATACGCTGAAATGCAATAAGAAAGCTTACATGCTATTTATGAAATTTTTGCACTTGCCGCTTTTACCAGAAAGCAAAATTGTCGAAGCATTTAACCTTCTAAAAGGCGAAGCAATAAACTTAAATAAGAAGCTGTTTTCtccatttttaaaatattttaatagaCAGTGGCTTAAAAag GAGGGACCAAAAAGCATATCCGTGTTTAAGAGGTCAACTAGAACCACGAGCTCAGTAGAAGCTTATAATTTGAATTTGGGAAATAAAATTCGAGCAAATGGGCACTTTTGTAAATTTGTTCAATGTCTTATTGATGCAGAAAATGAAAAAAGTCGCGAGTTTGCTTTACTCTTTCAAAATGGTGGTAATGGAAATCAGACCCAGAAGAAGAAATTACGT GATCGctcaaaaaaaataatggaCGCAATGGATCTTTTTGAAAGAGGTGAAATAGATATACAGGGATTTCTGACATGCACTGTTTCCTTAGCTGACCGCTTTTCAAAGCAGGACTTCTTTGAAGGGGTGGACAATGAAAGCAATTTAACTGGAATGTCTTCTGATATGAAATCTTCCACATCGTCACTTTCATCGAATGCTTCTCATTCAAGTCAGTCATCTGATAAATCATTGGTTCAAATGAATCCATGCAATGTGTGCCTATGTAACCCAAAGTCTGTGTTGTTGCGCCCGTGCAATCACGTAAACATTTGTGGTACATGTTGGGATCAAATTGTGGCCCACAACCAAGCAAAAAACGACTTggaagaaaatgaaaatataaAGCCAAAATGTCCAAGTTGCAACCGAGAAGTCGAAGAGGCCATACGCAATGTTTTTATTTACAATTAA
- the LOC117192286 gene encoding uncharacterized protein LOC117192286 isoform X1, which yields MEKISALSEIKLKCENNSNFDTKKVFNDVLAEKTKGEAEIEINYDSVKRTLQRKRQPFLPKPPSSAENFLEAFQDENIMNRFGITKGNTANQFYKKVYASSSFAYCIFSSDKVITLMQANISEHNRHYLIDATFKVCPFGDFKQLLIIYIKYLQKITPFVFVLMTRKTELCYQHLFTYIDSNICCLKGASFISDYEKAMRNALKGLHPNMNFYACWFHFTEACKKNAKQSSGFENTLKCNKKAYMLFMKFLHLPLLPESKIVEAFNLLKGEAINLNKKLFSPFLKYFNRQWLKKEGPKSISVFKRSTRTTSSVEAYNLNLGNKIRANGHFCKFVQCLIDAENEKSREFALLFQNGGNGNQTQKKKLRDRSKKIMDAMDLFERGEIDIQGFLTCTVSLADRFSKQDFFEGVDNESNLTGMSSDMKSSTSSLSSNASHSSQSSDKSLVQMNPCNVCLCNPKSVLLRPCNHVNICGTCWDQIVAHNQAKNDLEENENIKPKCPSCNREVEEAIRNVFIYN from the exons atggaaaaaatcAGTGCTCTTAGTGAAATAAAACTGAAGTGCGAAAATAATAGCAATTTCGACACCAAAAAAGTATTCAATGATGTTCTTGCTGA GAAAACAAAAGGTGAAGCGGAGATTGAAATAAATTATGACTCTGTCAAACGCACTTTGCAAAGAAAAAGACAGCCTTTCTTGCCAAAGCCTCCATCTTCTGCAGAGAATTTTCTGGAAGCTTTTCAAGACGAAaatattatgaaccgttttggAATAACCAAGGGAAATACTGCAAATCAGTTCTATAAAAAAGTGTACGCATCGAGCTCGTTTGCTTATTGCATATTTTCATCAGACAAGGTAATCACCTTGATGCAAGCCAACATTTCGGAGCATAATAGGCATTATTTAATTGATGCTACATTTAAAGTGTGCCCTTTTGGAGATTTTAAGCAActtttaataatttatattaaatatttgcaGAAG ATAAccccttttgtttttgttttgatgaCTCGCAAAACGGAGCTGTGTTATCAGCACTTATTCACATATATAGACTCGAACATTTGCTGCCTTAAAGGAGCATCCTTTATATCAGATTACGAAAAGGCAATGCGTAACGCGTTAAAAGGTCTGCATCCCAACATGAATTTTTACGCCTGTTGGTTTCATTTTACTGAAGCATGCAAGAAAAATGCCAAGCAATCGAGTGGTTTTGAAAATACGCTGAAATGCAATAAGAAAGCTTACATGCTATTTATGAAATTTTTGCACTTGCCGCTTTTACCAGAAAGCAAAATTGTCGAAGCATTTAACCTTCTAAAAGGCGAAGCAATAAACTTAAATAAGAAGCTGTTTTCtccatttttaaaatattttaatagaCAGTGGCTTAAAAag GAGGGACCAAAAAGCATATCCGTGTTTAAGAGGTCAACTAGAACCACGAGCTCAGTAGAAGCTTATAATTTGAATTTGGGAAATAAAATTCGAGCAAATGGGCACTTTTGTAAATTTGTTCAATGTCTTATTGATGCAGAAAATGAAAAAAGTCGCGAGTTTGCTTTACTCTTTCAAAATGGTGGTAATGGAAATCAGACCCAGAAGAAGAAATTACGT GATCGctcaaaaaaaataatggaCGCAATGGATCTTTTTGAAAGAGGTGAAATAGATATACAGGGATTTCTGACATGCACTGTTTCCTTAGCTGACCGCTTTTCAAAGCAGGACTTCTTTGAAGGGGTGGACAATGAAAGCAATTTAACTGGAATGTCTTCTGATATGAAATCTTCCACATCGTCACTTTCATCGAATGCTTCTCATTCAAGTCAGTCATCTGATAAATCATTGGTTCAAATGAATCCATGCAATGTGTGCCTATGTAACCCAAAGTCTGTGTTGTTGCGCCCGTGCAATCACGTAAACATTTGTGGTACATGTTGGGATCAAATTGTGGCCCACAACCAAGCAAAAAACGACTTggaagaaaatgaaaatataaAGCCAAAATGTCCAAGTTGCAACCGAGAAGTCGAAGAGGCCATACGCAATGTTTTTATTTACAATTAA